Genomic window (Jatrophihabitans sp.):
GCGGGCCGAGGGGGCCTCGCGCGAGGCGCTGGACGAGGCCGTGCACTCCGCGCTGCTGCACTACATCTGGGCCGAACGGCGCGACATCCTGGCTCGGTTGCAGCAGGCCGTGGGCAGGCACGACTACGCGGTCACCGGCATCTCGGCCGTGCTGGACGCGCTTCGCAAGGCCCAGGTCGACACCCTGGTGCTCTCCGATGACCCGTCCTCGACCGCCACCGCCTCGATCGGGCCCGACCCGCTGCTGCTGGCCGAGACCGACGCCGAGCTCAGCGACCTCGGTATCACCGACATCCAGCACGACCGGCTGGACGCCGCGCTGGTCAGGGCGCTGGCGGGCAGTGGCGCCGGCCTGGTCATCACCCCGGGCGGTCACCAGTACGTGCAGCAGGGCATCGCCGCGCTGCTGCGCTACACCGATGCCTCGACGCCGACCTGAGCCGCGCCCCCGATCTGAGCCGCACCTTCTCCCAAGCATCCGGTAACCGACTCCAACCAGTGAAGGAAAGTTATGCCTGCCAAGGAAGAACTGCCCTCGACGCTGAAGCGATCGCCGAAGAAGGCGCAGGAGACCTGGTCCAAGACGCACGACTCGGCGGTGGAGAGCTACGGCGAGGGCGAGCGGGCGCACCGCACCGCCTTCTCCTCGCTCAAGCACTCCTTCGAGAAGGTCGGCGATCACTGGGAGCCCAAGGAGGACGGCAAGAAAGGCCCCTCTGACGAGCACTCCGCGCGGCGCGGCGCGCGCGCCCGGCGCGGTGGTGAGACCGCCGAGGGGGTGGACGCCAACGCCAGCAAGGCACATCTAATGGAGCTGGCCAAGCGGCTCGACGTGCCAGGCCGATCGCGAATGACCAAGTCAGAACTGGTCGAAGCGCTCAAGAAGGCGAACCGGAAGTCCACCGCCAAATCCAGGTCCTGACGCGGCGGGTAGGCGGCGCGGCCTAGAAACCGGGGCTGCCGTCGCCCCGGTCGCGCGCTTCGGGCAGGTGGTCACGGGCCCAGACGGCGGCTGACGTCCGATCGCTGACACCGATCGTGCGAAAGACATTGCCCAGGTGAACCTTGACGGTTCGCTCGGCGATGCCCAGCGTCCGACCGATCTGCTTGTTCGCCAGGCCCTGGGTGGCCAGTGCCAGCACCTCGCGCTCGCGGCTGCTCAACTGCTCGACGACGGAGGTGGGTTGCCTGTTGGGCAGCAGGGTGATCGCCACCCGGGGATCCAGCGGCGCGCCGCCGGCGCTGGCCGAGCGCACCGCCGCCAGCAGCTCGGCCGGCTCGCTGTCCTTGAGCAGGTATCCGACGGCCCCGCTGGCCAGCATGTCGCTGACCTTGTCCTTGTCGGCGAACGAGGTCAGCGCTATCACCCGGGTCGACGGGGCGTGATCGAGGATCAACCGGGTGGCCTCGATCCCGTCGAGCACCGGCATCGACAGGTCCATCAGGATCACATCCGGACGTGCCGTGACGCTGAGGTCCACCGCTTGCCGGCCGTCGGCCGCCTCGCCGACCACCTCGATGTCGGCGGCGGTGCTCAACAGCCCGGCGAGTCCGGCCCGCACCAGCCGGTGGTCATCGGCCAGCAGCACCCTGATCATCTGGGAACCTCCAGGCGGAACCGGGTGCCGGTGGAGCTGCTGGCCACCGACAGCCGGGCGCCGGCCGCGACCGCGACGTCGGTGATCAACCGCAGGCCCAGGTGCCCGCCGGCCGCGGCCTGCTCAACGCGCTCGGGCTCCAGGCCGCGACCGTCATCGGCCACTTCCAGCCGGACGTCCTTGGGCTGCTGGCTCAGCTCGATCCAGATGTTGCCGGCCCCGGCGTGCCGCACCGCGTTGCGCAGGCATTCCTGGGCGACCCGGAACACCGCCTGCTGCTGCTCGGCGTCCAGCGCCGCCTCGGCTGCCGGATCGACCTCCAGGTGGATCCGAGCGGCCGAGCCCGACTGCGTCCTGACCAGGTCTGCCAGCGCCGCGGCCAGCCCCCCGACGGTCAGGCTCGGCGGGTAGATGTCGACCAGCAACGACCGCATGCCGGCCACCCCGTCACGGACCGACGCGGCCGCCTCGGCCAGCCGCTCCGCCCGGGCCTGCTCACCCTGGGTGTTGGCCCGCTCGACCTCACTGCCGACCAAGAAGGCCGCGCCCGCCAGCTGTTGCACCACGCCGTCGTGCAGGGTCGCCGCGATCCGCCGCCGTTCCTCGGTGGAGGCATCCAGCGCCCGGCGCATCAACTGCTCGCGCTGCAGCTGCGCCGAGCGGGCCCGCCGGTAGAACAGCCACAGCAGCGGAGCCAGCAACACCAGCACCGCCGCCAGGGTGCTCAGCATCACGCCGGAGAAGCCCCGCCAGAGCTCATCGCTGCGCTGGGAGACCAGGTCATAGCGAAAGTAGGCTTCGAACAGCAGCGGCTGGCCATTGGGCGTCCAGACCGGGCGGTAGACCTCCAGCAACTTGCCGGGCGCTGACTCCAGCCCGTTCTCCGGCCGGTCCAGGTCGGTGATACCGGCTTGGGTGCGCGGAGCGGTCAGCGCGTCCCGGGCATCGGCGTCCAGGGCGAAGCGCTGGCCGATCAGGCGCCGCTCGTCGGAGTAGAGCACCAGCCCCTGCGGGTTCCACAGCTTCACCCGTACCACCTGGGTGGTGAGGATCTGGTTGCGCATCACCGAGTCCAGCCCTGCCGTGGCCGCTGCCGGGTCGTTGGCCATCGCGTCGGTGAGTGCCGGCTGCACCAGGCTCTCGGCGAGGACGTCGGTCACCTCGGCCACCCGGTGGACGGCTTCCTGCTTGGCGATCTGCTGGAACATCAGGATGCCGCTGGCCGCCACCACGGTGAACGCCAGCGCCACCGAGG
Coding sequences:
- a CDS encoding ChaB family protein; translation: MPAKEELPSTLKRSPKKAQETWSKTHDSAVESYGEGERAHRTAFSSLKHSFEKVGDHWEPKEDGKKGPSDEHSARRGARARRGGETAEGVDANASKAHLMELAKRLDVPGRSRMTKSELVEALKKANRKSTAKSRS
- a CDS encoding response regulator transcription factor, whose product is MIRVLLADDHRLVRAGLAGLLSTAADIEVVGEAADGRQAVDLSVTARPDVILMDLSMPVLDGIEATRLILDHAPSTRVIALTSFADKDKVSDMLASGAVGYLLKDSEPAELLAAVRSASAGGAPLDPRVAITLLPNRQPTSVVEQLSSREREVLALATQGLANKQIGRTLGIAERTVKVHLGNVFRTIGVSDRTSAAVWARDHLPEARDRGDGSPGF
- a CDS encoding ATP-binding protein, whose amino-acid sequence is MSPQASAPRPASVRRILTQVAASVALAFTVVAASGILMFQQIAKQEAVHRVAEVTDVLAESLVQPALTDAMANDPAAATAGLDSVMRNQILTTQVVRVKLWNPQGLVLYSDERRLIGQRFALDADARDALTAPRTQAGITDLDRPENGLESAPGKLLEVYRPVWTPNGQPLLFEAYFRYDLVSQRSDELWRGFSGVMLSTLAAVLVLLAPLLWLFYRRARSAQLQREQLMRRALDASTEERRRIAATLHDGVVQQLAGAAFLVGSEVERANTQGEQARAERLAEAAASVRDGVAGMRSLLVDIYPPSLTVGGLAAALADLVRTQSGSAARIHLEVDPAAEAALDAEQQQAVFRVAQECLRNAVRHAGAGNIWIELSQQPKDVRLEVADDGRGLEPERVEQAAAGGHLGLRLITDVAVAAGARLSVASSSTGTRFRLEVPR